GACCTGAGCGGAAAGAAGGGCCTGATCATGGGCGTGGCGAACCAGCGGTCCCTCGCCTGGGCGATAGCCAGGCCGCTGGCGCAGGCGGGCGCCCGCCTGGCGTTCTCCTACCAGGGCGAGCGGCTCAGGCCCGCGCTCGAGAAGCTCACCGAGGACCTCGACCGGCCGGTGCTCCTCGAGGCCGACGTCACCGACGACGCCCAGCTCGACCGGCTGTTCGACCAGGTGGGCGCCGAGCTGGGCGGTCTCGACTACCTCGTCCACTCGATCGCCTACGCCCCGGCGGCCACGTTCGAGCGCCCGTTCCTCCACACCACGCGGGACGACTGGCGGACGGCCCTCGACGTCTCGGCCTACTCGCTGGTGGCCGCCGCCCAGCGCGCGGCGCAGCTGATGGGCCAGGGCGGCT
The nucleotide sequence above comes from Trueperaceae bacterium. Encoded proteins:
- a CDS encoding enoyl-ACP reductase, producing the protein MFHVDLSGKKGLIMGVANQRSLAWAIARPLAQAGARLAFSYQGERLRPALEKLTEDLDRPVLLEADVTDDAQLDRLFDQVGAELGGLDYLVHSIAYAPAATFERPFLHTTRDDWRTALDVSAYSLVAAAQRAAQLMGQGGSILTLTYLAAERVVPHYNMMGVAKAALEASVRYLAYDLGPQGVRVNAISAGAVRTIAARSIAGFADMYSHAGSLSMLRRNITAEEVGAMGFALLAEPLGGGVTGETLYVDAGFHAIGMFLPREEG